From Catharus ustulatus isolate bCatUst1 chromosome 6, bCatUst1.pri.v2, whole genome shotgun sequence, a single genomic window includes:
- the C6H11orf94 gene encoding uncharacterized protein C11orf94 homolog produces MLCCLLLLTLLLGAALPAPVYQSYSVPEDFSAPLELPQKHFGLVDDYGIKPKQPRFRTWVAPERPAQLRRAGKSKRDGLDLLEYYDDGRL; encoded by the exons atgctgtgctgcctgctgctcctcaccctgctgctgggggctgccctCCCAGCGCCTGTGTACCAGAG CTACTCAGTTCCTGAGGatttctctgctcccctggAGCTTCCACAGAAGCACTTTGGCCTGGTGGATG ATTATGGCATCAAGCCCAAGCAGCCTCGCTTCAGAACGTGGGTGGCCCCGGAGCGGCCGGCGCAGCTGCGCAGAGCTGGCAAAAGCAAACGTGACGGGCTGGACTTGCTGGAGTACTACGATGATGGGCGCCTGTGA